In Deltaproteobacteria bacterium, a genomic segment contains:
- a CDS encoding HAD family phosphatase, protein MITTIIFDAEGVVLDTEAVWDQAQVEFLRRRGIRYQREQLKPLLTGQSLVEGVRVMQALYGFPGDPEKLAQERLAIVKAALATGVNFIAGFTDFFALVTKNYKVCIATAMDRSLFQTVENALDLRAFFAEKMFFIDEVRGKGKPQPDIFLHAARQLHSAVEECVVIEDSPLGVEAAKRAGMLCVALTTTYERKHLCSADCVVDSFVQCWKSIFCRRCFAINS, encoded by the coding sequence ATGATCACCACGATAATCTTTGACGCCGAAGGCGTCGTTCTGGATACTGAAGCGGTGTGGGATCAAGCCCAGGTTGAGTTTCTGCGACGTCGAGGAATTCGCTATCAACGAGAGCAACTGAAACCGTTACTCACCGGACAATCACTCGTTGAAGGTGTTCGCGTTATGCAGGCGTTATATGGGTTTCCAGGTGATCCAGAGAAATTAGCGCAAGAACGTTTGGCGATTGTAAAAGCAGCGTTAGCGACTGGCGTGAATTTCATTGCTGGATTTACCGATTTTTTCGCGTTGGTCACGAAAAACTATAAAGTCTGTATTGCGACAGCGATGGACCGTTCATTATTTCAAACTGTAGAAAATGCTTTAGATTTGCGAGCTTTTTTTGCTGAAAAGATGTTTTTTATCGACGAAGTACGAGGAAAAGGAAAACCACAACCGGATATTTTTCTTCATGCGGCGAGACAACTTCACTCTGCGGTTGAAGAATGCGTCGTTATTGAAGACTCGCCTTTAGGAGTTGAAGCGGCCAAACGGGCAGGTATGCTGTGTGTCGCGCTAACGACAACCTATGAACGAAAGCACTTGTGCAGTGCAGATTGTGTGGTTGATAGCTTTGTGCAGTGCTGGAAAAGCATATTTTGTCGTCGGTGTTTCGCTATTAACTCTTAG